A single region of the Buteo buteo chromosome 16, bButBut1.hap1.1, whole genome shotgun sequence genome encodes:
- the UEVLD gene encoding ubiquitin-conjugating enzyme E2 variant 3 isoform X7, which yields MEFSEEALRKRLGKYKFRDLTIEELKNVNKTYPNFTFSMNTYTFKDGSQKDLLNFSGTVPVKYGNSYNIPIHLWILDSHPFAPPICFLKPTVNMGILVGKHVDAHGRIYLPYLQNWSHPKSNVIGLIKEMIAKFEEELPLYSLSSSDAARQSELLSYIAKITEGETDMKSKSKIGGCKNEGCFNKITVVGAGDLGIACVLAVAAKGAADKVVLLDISDGAAKGGTMDLEIFALPNVEISKDFSASADSKVVVLTVNSLGNAQTYLDVIQSNVDLFRGIIPAISHYSQNTVLVVASHPALSRTLSLRVFSLLLPR from the exons atggagTTCTCGGAGGAGGCGCTGAGGAAGCGGCTGGGCAAG TATAAGTTCAGAGACCTGACCATAGAAGAACTAAAGAATGTTAACAAGACCTACCCAAACTTCACGTTCTCCATGAACACATACA ccttCAAGGATGGATCCCAGAAGGACCTCCTGAATTTTAGTGGTACTGTTCCAGTGAAATACG GTAATTCCTATAACATACCTATTCATCTGTGGATTCTGGATTCTCATCCCTTTGCTCCCCCCATTTGCTTCTTGAAGCCGACCGTGAACATGGGCATTTTAGTGGGAAAGCATGTTGATGCTCATGGCAGGATTTATTTGCCCTACCTGCAAAACTGGAGCCAT CCTAAATCAAATGTCATTGGATTAATCAAGGAAATGATTGCAAAATTTGAGGAAGAACTCCCTTTGTATTCACTCTCCTCTTCGGATGCAGCCAGGCAATCAGAACTTCTCTCCTACATTGCAAAGATTACTGAAG GAGAGACTGACATGAAATCAAAGAGTAAAATTGGTGGATGCAAAAACGAAGGATGTTTTAACAAAATTACTGTTGTTGGAGCTGGAGATCTTGGCATTGCGTGTGTGCTAGCAGTTGCAGCAAAG GGTGCTGCAGACAAGGTGGTTCTTTTGGATATTTCTGATGGTGCAGCAAAAGGAGGGACCATGGACTTGGAGATCTTTGCTCTGCCAAATGTGGAGATCAGCAAAG atttttctgcttcagctgaTTCAAAAGTTGTGGTACTTACAGTTAATTCTCTGGGTAATGCTCAGACTTACCTTGATGTCATACAAAGCAATGTGGATTTGTTCAGAGGAATTATCCCAGCAATATCGCACTACAGTCAGAACACTGTGCTTGTTGTTGCTTCTCATCCAG ctttgAGCAGGACACTGTCTTTGAgagttttttctttactgttaccaagataa
- the UEVLD gene encoding ubiquitin-conjugating enzyme E2 variant 3 isoform X4, producing the protein MEFSEEALRKRLGKYKFRDLTIEELKNVNKTYPNFTFSMNTYTFKDGSQKDLLNFSGTVPVKYGNSYNIPIHLWILDSHPFAPPICFLKPTVNMGILVGKHVDAHGRIYLPYLQNWSHPKSNVIGLIKEMIAKFEEELPLYSLSSSDAARQSELLSYIAKITEGETDMKSKSKIGGCKNEGCFNKITVVGAGDLGIACVLAVAAKGAADKVVLLDISDGAAKGGTMDLEIFALPNVEISKDFSASADSKVVVLTVNSLGNAQTYLDVIQSNVDLFRGIIPAISHYSQNTVLVVASHPVEIMTYVSWKLSAFPKSRVIGVGANLDTERFQYILTNLLKAEPLAKDAWIIGEQGEDKVPSWTSCNLVANQMEPMAACNSREKVANRAMEVLKGKGQRSWSVGLSVADLTDSILKDKRKVHSVSILAKGCCNINSEVFLSLPCILGTNGVIEMVKLEEDPLVQEKLQSSAGSIHDLQQQLKLIRIET; encoded by the exons atggagTTCTCGGAGGAGGCGCTGAGGAAGCGGCTGGGCAAG TATAAGTTCAGAGACCTGACCATAGAAGAACTAAAGAATGTTAACAAGACCTACCCAAACTTCACGTTCTCCATGAACACATACA ccttCAAGGATGGATCCCAGAAGGACCTCCTGAATTTTAGTGGTACTGTTCCAGTGAAATACG GTAATTCCTATAACATACCTATTCATCTGTGGATTCTGGATTCTCATCCCTTTGCTCCCCCCATTTGCTTCTTGAAGCCGACCGTGAACATGGGCATTTTAGTGGGAAAGCATGTTGATGCTCATGGCAGGATTTATTTGCCCTACCTGCAAAACTGGAGCCAT CCTAAATCAAATGTCATTGGATTAATCAAGGAAATGATTGCAAAATTTGAGGAAGAACTCCCTTTGTATTCACTCTCCTCTTCGGATGCAGCCAGGCAATCAGAACTTCTCTCCTACATTGCAAAGATTACTGAAG GAGAGACTGACATGAAATCAAAGAGTAAAATTGGTGGATGCAAAAACGAAGGATGTTTTAACAAAATTACTGTTGTTGGAGCTGGAGATCTTGGCATTGCGTGTGTGCTAGCAGTTGCAGCAAAG GGTGCTGCAGACAAGGTGGTTCTTTTGGATATTTCTGATGGTGCAGCAAAAGGAGGGACCATGGACTTGGAGATCTTTGCTCTGCCAAATGTGGAGATCAGCAAAG atttttctgcttcagctgaTTCAAAAGTTGTGGTACTTACAGTTAATTCTCTGGGTAATGCTCAGACTTACCTTGATGTCATACAAAGCAATGTGGATTTGTTCAGAGGAATTATCCCAGCAATATCGCACTACAGTCAGAACACTGTGCTTGTTGTTGCTTCTCATCCAG TTGAAATAATGACATATGTGTCATGGAAGCTGAGTGCGTTTCCCAAAAGCAGAGTTATTGGAGTAGGTGCCAATCTAGATACTGAGAGATTTCAGTATATACTGACAAACCTTTTGAAAGCAGAGCCACTGGCAAAAGATGCTTGGATTATTGGTGAACAAGGGGAAGACAAAG TACCATCGTGGACCAGCTGTAATTTAGTTGCAAATCAAATGGAACCAATGGCTGCTTGTAACTCAAGGGAAAAGGTGGCTAACAG AGCTATGGAAGTTCTAAAGGGAAAAGGTCAGAGATCTTGGTCTGTTGGGCTCTCAGTTGCTGATTTGACTGACAGTATActgaaagataaaagaaaggTTCATTCTGTATCCATTCTGGCAAAG GGATGTTGCAATATAAACAGTGAAGTATTCTTAAGTCTACCGTGTATTCTTGGAACCAATGGAGTGATTGAAATGGTCAAACTAGAAGAAGATCCACTAGTGCAAGAGAAACTGCAAAGCAGTGCAGGATCAATTCATGACCTTCAGCAGCAACTGAAACT taTACGTATAGAGACCTAA
- the UEVLD gene encoding ubiquitin-conjugating enzyme E2 variant 3 isoform X6, whose translation MEFSEEALRKRLGKYKFRDLTIEELKNVNKTYPNFTFSMNTYTFKDGSQKDLLNFSGTVPVKYGNSYNIPIHLWILDSHPFAPPICFLKPTVNMGILVGKHVDAHGRIYLPYLQNWSHPKSNVIGLIKEMIAKFEEELPLYSLSSSDAARQSELLSYIAKITEGETDMKSKSKIGGCKNEGCFNKITVVGAGDLGIACVLAVAAKGAADKVVLLDISDGAAKGGTMDLEIFALPNVEISKDFSASADSKVVVLTVNSLGNAQTYLDVIQSNVDLFRGIIPAISHYSQNTVLVVASHPVEIMTYVSWKLSAFPKSRVIGVGANLDTERFQYILTNLLKAEPLAKDAWIIGEQGEDKVPSWTSCNLVANQMEPMAACNSREKVANRDVAI comes from the exons atggagTTCTCGGAGGAGGCGCTGAGGAAGCGGCTGGGCAAG TATAAGTTCAGAGACCTGACCATAGAAGAACTAAAGAATGTTAACAAGACCTACCCAAACTTCACGTTCTCCATGAACACATACA ccttCAAGGATGGATCCCAGAAGGACCTCCTGAATTTTAGTGGTACTGTTCCAGTGAAATACG GTAATTCCTATAACATACCTATTCATCTGTGGATTCTGGATTCTCATCCCTTTGCTCCCCCCATTTGCTTCTTGAAGCCGACCGTGAACATGGGCATTTTAGTGGGAAAGCATGTTGATGCTCATGGCAGGATTTATTTGCCCTACCTGCAAAACTGGAGCCAT CCTAAATCAAATGTCATTGGATTAATCAAGGAAATGATTGCAAAATTTGAGGAAGAACTCCCTTTGTATTCACTCTCCTCTTCGGATGCAGCCAGGCAATCAGAACTTCTCTCCTACATTGCAAAGATTACTGAAG GAGAGACTGACATGAAATCAAAGAGTAAAATTGGTGGATGCAAAAACGAAGGATGTTTTAACAAAATTACTGTTGTTGGAGCTGGAGATCTTGGCATTGCGTGTGTGCTAGCAGTTGCAGCAAAG GGTGCTGCAGACAAGGTGGTTCTTTTGGATATTTCTGATGGTGCAGCAAAAGGAGGGACCATGGACTTGGAGATCTTTGCTCTGCCAAATGTGGAGATCAGCAAAG atttttctgcttcagctgaTTCAAAAGTTGTGGTACTTACAGTTAATTCTCTGGGTAATGCTCAGACTTACCTTGATGTCATACAAAGCAATGTGGATTTGTTCAGAGGAATTATCCCAGCAATATCGCACTACAGTCAGAACACTGTGCTTGTTGTTGCTTCTCATCCAG TTGAAATAATGACATATGTGTCATGGAAGCTGAGTGCGTTTCCCAAAAGCAGAGTTATTGGAGTAGGTGCCAATCTAGATACTGAGAGATTTCAGTATATACTGACAAACCTTTTGAAAGCAGAGCCACTGGCAAAAGATGCTTGGATTATTGGTGAACAAGGGGAAGACAAAG TACCATCGTGGACCAGCTGTAATTTAGTTGCAAATCAAATGGAACCAATGGCTGCTTGTAACTCAAGGGAAAAGGTGGCTAACAG GGATGTTGCAATATAA
- the UEVLD gene encoding ubiquitin-conjugating enzyme E2 variant 3 isoform X5 gives MNTYTFKDGSQKDLLNFSGTVPVKYGNSYNIPIHLWILDSHPFAPPICFLKPTVNMGILVGKHVDAHGRIYLPYLQNWSHPKSNVIGLIKEMIAKFEEELPLYSLSSSDAARQSELLSYIAKITEGETDMKSKSKIGGCKNEGCFNKITVVGAGDLGIACVLAVAAKGAADKVVLLDISDGAAKGGTMDLEIFALPNVEISKDFSASADSKVVVLTVNSLGNAQTYLDVIQSNVDLFRGIIPAISHYSQNTVLVVASHPVEIMTYVSWKLSAFPKSRVIGVGANLDTERFQYILTNLLKAEPLAKDAWIIGEQGEDKVPSWTSCNLVANQMEPMAACNSREKVANRAMEVLKGKGQRSWSVGLSVADLTDSILKDKRKVHSVSILAKGCCNINSEVFLSLPCILGTNGVIEMVKLEEDPLVQEKLQSSAGSIHDLQQQLKLIRIET, from the exons ATGAACACATACA ccttCAAGGATGGATCCCAGAAGGACCTCCTGAATTTTAGTGGTACTGTTCCAGTGAAATACG GTAATTCCTATAACATACCTATTCATCTGTGGATTCTGGATTCTCATCCCTTTGCTCCCCCCATTTGCTTCTTGAAGCCGACCGTGAACATGGGCATTTTAGTGGGAAAGCATGTTGATGCTCATGGCAGGATTTATTTGCCCTACCTGCAAAACTGGAGCCAT CCTAAATCAAATGTCATTGGATTAATCAAGGAAATGATTGCAAAATTTGAGGAAGAACTCCCTTTGTATTCACTCTCCTCTTCGGATGCAGCCAGGCAATCAGAACTTCTCTCCTACATTGCAAAGATTACTGAAG GAGAGACTGACATGAAATCAAAGAGTAAAATTGGTGGATGCAAAAACGAAGGATGTTTTAACAAAATTACTGTTGTTGGAGCTGGAGATCTTGGCATTGCGTGTGTGCTAGCAGTTGCAGCAAAG GGTGCTGCAGACAAGGTGGTTCTTTTGGATATTTCTGATGGTGCAGCAAAAGGAGGGACCATGGACTTGGAGATCTTTGCTCTGCCAAATGTGGAGATCAGCAAAG atttttctgcttcagctgaTTCAAAAGTTGTGGTACTTACAGTTAATTCTCTGGGTAATGCTCAGACTTACCTTGATGTCATACAAAGCAATGTGGATTTGTTCAGAGGAATTATCCCAGCAATATCGCACTACAGTCAGAACACTGTGCTTGTTGTTGCTTCTCATCCAG TTGAAATAATGACATATGTGTCATGGAAGCTGAGTGCGTTTCCCAAAAGCAGAGTTATTGGAGTAGGTGCCAATCTAGATACTGAGAGATTTCAGTATATACTGACAAACCTTTTGAAAGCAGAGCCACTGGCAAAAGATGCTTGGATTATTGGTGAACAAGGGGAAGACAAAG TACCATCGTGGACCAGCTGTAATTTAGTTGCAAATCAAATGGAACCAATGGCTGCTTGTAACTCAAGGGAAAAGGTGGCTAACAG AGCTATGGAAGTTCTAAAGGGAAAAGGTCAGAGATCTTGGTCTGTTGGGCTCTCAGTTGCTGATTTGACTGACAGTATActgaaagataaaagaaaggTTCATTCTGTATCCATTCTGGCAAAG GGATGTTGCAATATAAACAGTGAAGTATTCTTAAGTCTACCGTGTATTCTTGGAACCAATGGAGTGATTGAAATGGTCAAACTAGAAGAAGATCCACTAGTGCAAGAGAAACTGCAAAGCAGTGCAGGATCAATTCATGACCTTCAGCAGCAACTGAAACT taTACGTATAGAGACCTAA
- the TSG101 gene encoding tumor susceptibility gene 101 protein isoform X2, whose amino-acid sequence MAVSESQLKKMLAKYTYRDLTVQETTSVITQYKDLKPVMDSYVFNDGSSRELMSLSGTIPVPYRGNTYNIPICLWLLDTYPFNPPICFVKPTSSMTIKTGKHVDANGKIYLPYLHEWKYPQSDLLELIQVMIVVFGEEPPVFSRPTASSSYPPYQATGPPTTSYVPGIPGGISNYPAGSTPNPSYPNYPYTGGVPFPATTSVQYYPPQPPVTTVGPSRDGTISEDTIRASLISAVSDKLRWRMKEEMDRAQAELNALKRTEEDLKKGHQKLEEMVTRLDQEVAEVDKNIELLKKKDEELSSALEKMESQSENNDIDEVIIPTAPLYKQILNLYAEENAIEDTIFYLGEALRRGVIDLDVFLKHVRLLSRKQFQLRALMQKARKTAGLSDLY is encoded by the exons ATGGCGGTCTCCGAGAGCCAGCTCAAGAAGATGCTCGCCAAG taTACGTATAGAGACCTAACTGTACAGGAGACAACCAGTGTTATTACTCAGTACAAGGACCTCAAACCTGTCATGGATTCATATG TTTTTAACGATGGTTCATCTAGGGAGTTGATGAGCCTCAGTGGAACCATTCCTGTGCCTTACAGAG GTAACACATACAATATCCCAATTTGCTTGTGGCTGCTGGACACCTACCCTTTCAACCCCCCAATTTGTTTTGTTAAGCCCACTAGCTCTATGACAATAAAAACTGGGAAGCATGTTGATGCAAATGGAAAGATATACCTTCCTTATCTGCATGAGTGGAAATAT CCCCAGTCAGACTTGCTAGAACTGATTCAGGTCATGATTGTTGTGTTTGGTGAGGAACCTCCAGTCTTTTCTCGGCCTACCGCTTCATCGAGCTACCCACCATACCAGGCAACAGGCCCACCAACTA CTTCCTATGTGCCGGGCATTCCAGGTGGAATATCTAACTATCCAGCAGGAAGTACTCCAAACCCGAG ctacccaaactATCCTTATACGGGTGGTGTTCCATTTCCAGCAACCACTAGTGTTCAGTACTACCCTCCTCAGCCTCCTGTGACTACTGTTG GACCCAGTAGAGATGGAACTATCAGCGAGGATACCATTCGAGCTTCCCTTATTTCAGCAGTCAGTGATAAACTGAGATGGCggatgaaagaagaaatggatCGTGCACAAGCTGAACTCAATGCCTTGAAACGGACAGAAGAGGACCTGAAGAAAGGACACCAGAAACTGGAAGAGATGGTAACTCGTCTGGATCAAGAAGTG GCTGAAGTTGACAAGAACATTGAACTTCTCAAGAAGAAGGATGAGGAGCTCAGTTCTGCCttagagaaaatggaaagtCAGTCAGAAAATAACGACATAGATGAAGTTATTATTCCTACAGCACCACTTTACAAGCAGATCCTGAACTTATatgcagaggaaaatgcaatTGAAGACACCATCTTCTACCTTGGGGAAGCATTGAGACGCGGAGTGATAGATCTAGATGTCTTTTTAAAG
- the TSG101 gene encoding tumor susceptibility gene 101 protein isoform X1, whose protein sequence is MAVSESQLKKMLAKYTYRDLTVQETTSVITQYKDLKPVMDSYVFNDGSSRELMSLSGTIPVPYRGNTYNIPICLWLLDTYPFNPPICFVKPTSSMTIKTGKHVDANGKIYLPYLHEWKYPQSDLLELIQVMIVVFGEEPPVFSRPTASSSYPPYQATGPPTTSYVPGIPGGISNYPAGSTPNPSSYPNYPYTGGVPFPATTSVQYYPPQPPVTTVGPSRDGTISEDTIRASLISAVSDKLRWRMKEEMDRAQAELNALKRTEEDLKKGHQKLEEMVTRLDQEVAEVDKNIELLKKKDEELSSALEKMESQSENNDIDEVIIPTAPLYKQILNLYAEENAIEDTIFYLGEALRRGVIDLDVFLKHVRLLSRKQFQLRALMQKARKTAGLSDLY, encoded by the exons ATGGCGGTCTCCGAGAGCCAGCTCAAGAAGATGCTCGCCAAG taTACGTATAGAGACCTAACTGTACAGGAGACAACCAGTGTTATTACTCAGTACAAGGACCTCAAACCTGTCATGGATTCATATG TTTTTAACGATGGTTCATCTAGGGAGTTGATGAGCCTCAGTGGAACCATTCCTGTGCCTTACAGAG GTAACACATACAATATCCCAATTTGCTTGTGGCTGCTGGACACCTACCCTTTCAACCCCCCAATTTGTTTTGTTAAGCCCACTAGCTCTATGACAATAAAAACTGGGAAGCATGTTGATGCAAATGGAAAGATATACCTTCCTTATCTGCATGAGTGGAAATAT CCCCAGTCAGACTTGCTAGAACTGATTCAGGTCATGATTGTTGTGTTTGGTGAGGAACCTCCAGTCTTTTCTCGGCCTACCGCTTCATCGAGCTACCCACCATACCAGGCAACAGGCCCACCAACTA CTTCCTATGTGCCGGGCATTCCAGGTGGAATATCTAACTATCCAGCAGGAAGTACTCCAAACCCGAG cagctacccaaactATCCTTATACGGGTGGTGTTCCATTTCCAGCAACCACTAGTGTTCAGTACTACCCTCCTCAGCCTCCTGTGACTACTGTTG GACCCAGTAGAGATGGAACTATCAGCGAGGATACCATTCGAGCTTCCCTTATTTCAGCAGTCAGTGATAAACTGAGATGGCggatgaaagaagaaatggatCGTGCACAAGCTGAACTCAATGCCTTGAAACGGACAGAAGAGGACCTGAAGAAAGGACACCAGAAACTGGAAGAGATGGTAACTCGTCTGGATCAAGAAGTG GCTGAAGTTGACAAGAACATTGAACTTCTCAAGAAGAAGGATGAGGAGCTCAGTTCTGCCttagagaaaatggaaagtCAGTCAGAAAATAACGACATAGATGAAGTTATTATTCCTACAGCACCACTTTACAAGCAGATCCTGAACTTATatgcagaggaaaatgcaatTGAAGACACCATCTTCTACCTTGGGGAAGCATTGAGACGCGGAGTGATAGATCTAGATGTCTTTTTAAAG